From Shewanella yunxiaonensis, the proteins below share one genomic window:
- a CDS encoding CBS domain-containing protein, whose amino-acid sequence MDIKVSDHMDRKPVLLSPEMTIAEAVDHLLNQHKAGAPVVAANGQLVGFLSQQDCMAAMLKSSYYCDLADLVKDRMRTDVLWVNPDHSVLLLAEQMLGQKPKIYPVVENGQVVGVIDRFNVLSAIRSYTEHCYKTPA is encoded by the coding sequence ATGGATATCAAAGTCAGTGACCATATGGATCGTAAACCGGTGTTGTTATCGCCGGAGATGACCATAGCCGAAGCAGTAGATCATCTGCTCAACCAACATAAGGCCGGAGCACCGGTTGTGGCGGCAAATGGCCAGTTGGTGGGCTTCCTCTCACAACAAGATTGCATGGCGGCTATGCTGAAAAGCAGCTATTACTGTGATTTAGCTGACCTGGTGAAAGACCGTATGCGTACTGATGTGTTGTGGGTTAATCCTGACCACAGCGTATTGTTACTGGCAGAACAGATGCTGGGGCAGAAGCCTAAAATCTATCCTGTGGTCGAAAATGGGCAGGTGGTTGGGGTGATTGACCGTTTCAATGTGCTGTCAGCTATTCGCAGTTACACCGAACATTGTTATAAGACTCCCGCCTGA
- a CDS encoding isoaspartyl peptidase/L-asparaginase family protein has translation MAAEPPFAIVIHGGAGTISKAKLTDDQLKQYRAKLTEAVNAGYKVLDDGGKSIDAVQAAINVLEDSPLFNAGKGAVYTWDGKHEMDASMMDGSTMNAGAVAGVSHIEHPIDLARAVMEKSEHVMLSGAGAEEFALTQGFTLVPATTFDTDYRYQQLLDAKAKITAAEKKDYQAKVNPQDLDYKFGTVGAVALDKQGNLAAATSTGGMTAKRYGRIGDSPIIGAGTYAENGVCAVSATGWGEYFIRYHVTGDICARVKYLHKSIIEAADEVINQRLVSAGGTGGVIALDQRGNIATPFNTEGMYRASRKNGEEPLVMIWRDQ, from the coding sequence ATGGCTGCTGAGCCACCTTTTGCCATCGTCATTCATGGCGGCGCGGGTACCATTTCAAAAGCGAAGTTAACCGATGATCAGCTTAAACAATACCGCGCCAAGCTTACCGAAGCCGTGAATGCCGGATATAAAGTTCTGGATGATGGCGGCAAGAGTATTGATGCAGTGCAAGCGGCGATCAATGTGTTGGAAGACAGTCCGCTCTTTAATGCCGGAAAAGGCGCCGTATATACTTGGGATGGCAAACATGAGATGGATGCCTCGATGATGGATGGCAGTACCATGAACGCGGGTGCTGTTGCTGGTGTGAGTCACATTGAACATCCTATCGATCTCGCCCGCGCGGTGATGGAAAAATCTGAGCATGTGATGCTTTCAGGCGCCGGGGCTGAAGAATTTGCATTGACGCAAGGTTTTACATTAGTGCCTGCTACCACCTTTGATACCGACTATCGCTACCAGCAACTGCTGGATGCCAAAGCCAAAATCACTGCGGCAGAAAAGAAGGATTATCAAGCCAAAGTCAATCCGCAGGACCTGGATTACAAGTTCGGTACTGTGGGGGCTGTTGCACTAGATAAACAGGGAAATCTCGCTGCGGCAACGTCTACGGGTGGGATGACCGCCAAACGTTATGGTCGTATTGGTGATTCTCCGATTATTGGTGCGGGCACCTATGCTGAAAATGGCGTATGCGCAGTATCCGCAACAGGTTGGGGAGAATATTTCATTCGTTACCATGTGACGGGCGATATCTGTGCCCGGGTGAAGTATCTGCATAAATCGATTATTGAAGCGGCAGACGAAGTGATTAACCAGCGACTGGTTAGCGCTGGTGGCACTGGCGGCGTTATTGCACTTGACCAACGAGGTAACATCGCCACGCCCTTCAACACTGAAGGCATGTACCGCGCCAGCCGTAAAAACGGTGAAGAGCCGTTAGTGATGATCTGGCGTGATCAGTAA
- a CDS encoding glutathione S-transferase: protein MKLIGMLDSPFVRRVAISLQLLGIKFEHQPLSVFSTFEAFAQLNPVVKAPTLICDDGTALMDSTLILQYATAIAPARKLLAEEPTLLKRQLQQLGLALAACEKSVQLVYERKLRPVEKQYDAWSQRVISQLLSAYEVLEQLLAERPITMTSDNADLAGVSIAVAWYFSQQMLPDVVLAADFPHLAALSAQAETLPEFQMAPFGSSACQFD from the coding sequence ATGAAACTCATCGGAATGCTGGATTCACCTTTTGTACGGCGCGTGGCAATTTCTCTACAGCTATTGGGTATTAAGTTTGAACATCAGCCGTTATCCGTGTTCAGTACTTTCGAAGCGTTTGCTCAGCTCAACCCCGTGGTAAAAGCGCCGACGTTGATATGCGATGATGGCACTGCATTGATGGATTCGACGCTGATCCTGCAATATGCCACTGCCATCGCCCCGGCAAGGAAGCTTTTGGCTGAAGAACCAACACTGTTAAAACGACAATTGCAGCAATTGGGGCTGGCGTTGGCGGCCTGTGAAAAAAGCGTACAGCTGGTTTATGAGCGTAAGTTGCGGCCGGTGGAAAAACAGTACGATGCCTGGTCGCAACGCGTGATTAGTCAGCTGTTATCGGCGTACGAAGTGCTAGAGCAATTGCTGGCTGAACGCCCAATAACTATGACCAGTGACAATGCGGATTTAGCCGGCGTTTCAATTGCCGTCGCTTGGTATTTCAGTCAACAGATGTTACCTGACGTTGTTCTTGCGGCTGATTTTCCACATTTGGCCGCCTTATCTGCGCAAGCAGAAACATTACCGGAATTTCAGATGGCACCTTTCGGCAGTAGTGCTTGTCAGTTTGACTAA
- the hrpA gene encoding ATP-dependent RNA helicase HrpA — translation MVLNRKLSPLSREYLAQCFQADAAGIRRALAKLQHQQDETVKAAKLAALAEQAQAAFERVQQRLQHRPKIHYPEELPVSQKRDEIASAIINHQVVIVAGETGSGKTTQLPKICLELGFGSRGIIGHTQPRRLAARSVASRVAEELQTELGQAVGFKVRFADAVSSDSYIKLMTDGILLAELASDKWLSQYDCLIIDEAHERSLNIDFILGYMKQILPKRPDLKLIITSATIDVERFSRHFNNAPVVEVSGRTYPVETRYRPLLRDEDEDLDLMEGIFHAVDELTTEGPGDILVFLNGEREIRDVADQLNKRNLRDTEILPLYARLSYGEQSKVFKSHIGRRIVLATNVAETSLTVPGIRYVIDPGTARISRYSYRTKVQRLPIEPISQASANQRQGRCGRVGPGICIRLYAQDDFNNRPQFTDPEILRTNLASVILQMLAIGLGDIGGFPFIQPPDERNIRDGFLLLEELQAVERHKGHLRLTRQGHELATIPVDPRLARMVLEANKLGCLQEVMVIVAALSIQDPRERPMDKKQAADEAHNRFVDKKSDFVALLNLWNYLKEQQQQLSGNQFRKQMKDEYLSYLRIREWQDLYAQLRQSVHDLKWRLNSEPASYDPLHQALLSGLLSHIGFKDQNNEYQGTRNRKFYIFPGSPLAKKGPKWVMAAELTETSRLFARSCAAIEPEWLESLAAHLIKKHYVEPHFEAKQGSVIALENQVLYGLTVVNRRKVQFGPVQPIEARQIFIRSGLAEGQLHLTDVFYRQNLALLEEVESLEHKSRRRDILVDEDTLFAFYDERIPAGIFNLPLFNKWWRQQQQLTPELLNFSRELLMQRDDTHVSALDFPDSWQQDKLTLPLSYRFEPGEEDDGVSLHIPVALLNQIEDKDFGWQVPGLREEKCVALIKSLPKPLRRNFVPAPDYARACVQAMKPLAQPLLESLCRQLLRMSGTKVAPEDFDVTTLPPHLNINFKIENDQGKLIAQSRSLDELKAALQDQVKLAIRQVADKGIEQQALTEWSFGELPKEYQRRRGSYEVKAFPALVDEGDSVAIKLFDDEQQAQSLHRQGVRKLLLINIPSPVKHLQQALPNKAKLAMYFNPFGQVQLLIDDIIHAAVQQILDEQVLDVRSPAAFAQARDIVRQELNSTAESIALKVEEILTTHQRIRKRLKGKISLNIAFAMSDIQSQLEQLVFKGFVEATGWKRLADVIRYLKAIEIRLDKLPVDPNRDKLHLLSIHNATAEYQATLAKLPKSQAVPETLAEVRWMLEEYRVSCFAQTLGTAYPISEKRILNQLKAV, via the coding sequence ATTGTTTTGAATCGCAAGTTGTCCCCACTTTCCCGAGAATATCTGGCGCAGTGCTTTCAAGCCGATGCCGCGGGTATTCGTCGTGCCTTGGCTAAACTGCAACATCAGCAGGATGAAACAGTCAAAGCCGCCAAATTGGCAGCGTTAGCAGAACAGGCTCAGGCAGCCTTCGAACGGGTACAACAGCGTTTGCAACATCGGCCGAAAATCCACTATCCAGAGGAACTGCCGGTATCGCAAAAGCGTGATGAGATTGCGTCTGCCATCATCAATCATCAGGTGGTGATTGTCGCCGGAGAAACCGGTTCCGGTAAAACCACACAATTGCCGAAAATCTGCCTCGAATTGGGATTCGGTAGCCGTGGTATTATCGGACATACTCAGCCGAGGCGTCTGGCTGCCCGCAGCGTTGCGTCGCGGGTCGCGGAGGAGCTGCAAACGGAATTAGGGCAGGCCGTCGGCTTCAAAGTGCGGTTTGCTGATGCCGTGTCTAGTGATTCTTATATCAAGCTGATGACCGACGGTATCTTGCTGGCGGAACTGGCCTCCGATAAATGGCTGTCGCAGTACGACTGTTTAATCATCGATGAGGCGCATGAGCGCAGCCTTAATATCGATTTCATTCTCGGCTATATGAAACAGATCCTGCCTAAACGCCCGGATCTCAAGCTGATCATTACCTCCGCCACCATTGATGTGGAGCGTTTCTCGCGCCATTTTAATAACGCTCCCGTGGTAGAAGTGAGTGGCCGTACTTATCCCGTGGAAACTCGTTACCGGCCGCTGCTGCGTGATGAAGATGAAGATCTTGACCTGATGGAAGGGATTTTTCACGCAGTCGATGAACTTACCACTGAAGGTCCTGGCGACATTCTGGTATTCCTTAATGGTGAGCGCGAAATCCGTGATGTGGCGGATCAACTGAATAAGCGCAACTTGCGAGATACTGAGATTTTGCCGTTGTATGCACGTCTGTCTTACGGTGAGCAATCCAAAGTATTCAAATCGCATATTGGCCGTCGCATTGTGCTCGCCACTAACGTGGCAGAAACATCATTGACGGTGCCCGGCATCCGCTATGTTATCGATCCAGGTACTGCCAGAATTAGCCGCTACAGTTATCGCACCAAAGTACAGCGATTGCCAATTGAGCCGATTTCTCAGGCCAGTGCCAATCAACGTCAAGGGCGTTGTGGTCGTGTCGGCCCTGGTATCTGTATCCGGTTGTATGCGCAGGACGATTTTAATAACCGCCCCCAGTTTACCGATCCGGAAATTCTGCGAACCAATCTGGCGTCAGTCATCTTACAGATGTTAGCTATCGGCCTGGGGGATATTGGTGGCTTTCCATTCATCCAACCGCCGGATGAACGCAATATTCGTGATGGTTTCCTGCTGTTGGAAGAACTGCAAGCGGTCGAGCGCCACAAAGGTCATTTGCGGCTAACCCGACAGGGACATGAATTAGCGACAATTCCGGTCGATCCACGGCTGGCACGCATGGTGCTGGAAGCCAATAAGCTCGGTTGTTTGCAGGAAGTCATGGTGATTGTCGCTGCCTTGTCGATTCAGGATCCGCGCGAACGGCCAATGGACAAAAAACAGGCGGCTGATGAAGCGCATAATCGCTTTGTGGATAAGAAATCTGACTTTGTCGCATTACTCAATTTATGGAATTACCTTAAAGAGCAGCAACAGCAGTTGTCCGGTAATCAGTTCCGCAAGCAGATGAAGGACGAGTATCTGTCGTACTTGCGGATCCGCGAGTGGCAGGACCTGTATGCGCAGCTGCGGCAGAGCGTCCATGATTTAAAATGGCGGCTAAACAGTGAGCCCGCAAGTTATGATCCGTTGCATCAGGCGTTGCTGTCTGGGCTGCTGAGTCACATTGGTTTTAAAGATCAGAATAACGAGTATCAGGGCACCCGTAACCGTAAGTTCTATATTTTCCCCGGCTCACCATTAGCGAAAAAAGGCCCGAAATGGGTGATGGCCGCCGAACTCACCGAGACTTCACGCTTGTTCGCCCGTAGTTGTGCGGCGATAGAACCGGAATGGCTGGAATCGTTAGCTGCCCATCTGATTAAAAAACACTATGTAGAACCGCATTTTGAAGCCAAACAGGGTTCGGTCATTGCACTGGAAAACCAGGTGTTATATGGCCTGACAGTAGTCAACCGCCGTAAGGTGCAGTTTGGGCCCGTACAACCGATAGAAGCGCGGCAGATTTTTATCCGCAGCGGCCTAGCAGAAGGGCAGTTACATCTCACCGACGTCTTCTATAGACAGAATCTGGCACTGCTTGAAGAAGTGGAGTCGCTGGAACATAAATCACGGCGACGCGATATTCTGGTCGATGAAGATACCTTATTCGCTTTCTATGATGAGCGGATTCCGGCCGGGATCTTCAATCTGCCACTGTTCAATAAGTGGTGGCGTCAACAACAACAGCTTACTCCGGAGTTACTGAATTTCAGTCGCGAATTGCTGATGCAGCGTGACGATACCCATGTGTCGGCACTGGATTTCCCCGATAGCTGGCAGCAGGACAAGCTGACTTTACCTTTGAGTTATCGCTTTGAGCCGGGTGAAGAAGATGACGGTGTGTCGTTGCATATTCCAGTGGCGCTGCTGAATCAGATTGAAGATAAAGACTTTGGATGGCAGGTGCCTGGGCTGAGAGAAGAAAAATGCGTCGCCCTGATCAAATCTTTACCGAAACCACTCAGGCGCAATTTTGTGCCCGCGCCTGATTATGCTCGTGCCTGTGTGCAAGCCATGAAACCGCTAGCGCAGCCACTATTAGAGAGTTTGTGCCGGCAGTTACTACGCATGAGCGGCACCAAGGTCGCACCAGAAGATTTTGATGTTACAACGCTGCCGCCCCACCTGAATATCAATTTCAAAATTGAGAATGATCAGGGCAAACTCATTGCGCAAAGTCGCAGTCTCGATGAGTTAAAAGCTGCACTACAAGACCAGGTGAAACTGGCTATCCGTCAGGTAGCGGATAAAGGTATTGAACAACAGGCGCTGACCGAATGGAGTTTTGGTGAGCTGCCAAAAGAGTATCAACGCCGCCGCGGCAGTTATGAAGTGAAGGCGTTTCCGGCGCTGGTGGATGAAGGTGACAGCGTTGCTATCAAATTATTTGATGACGAACAGCAGGCGCAATCCCTGCATCGGCAAGGCGTGCGGAAACTGTTGCTGATCAATATCCCGTCACCAGTGAAGCACCTGCAACAGGCATTGCCGAACAAAGCTAAGCTGGCAATGTATTTTAATCCATTTGGTCAGGTGCAGTTACTGATAGATGACATTATCCATGCAGCCGTGCAGCAGATCCTGGATGAACAGGTATTGGATGTACGTTCACCTGCCGCGTTTGCGCAGGCAAGGGACATTGTGCGGCAGGAACTGAACAGTACTGCCGAAAGCATTGCGCTGAAGGTGGAAGAAATCCTTACTACCCATCAACGTATCCGAAAACGTCTCAAGGGCAAAATCAGCCTCAATATTGCCTTTGCCATGAGTGATATTCAAAGCCAGTTAGAGCAGTTGGTGTTTAAAGGTTTTGTGGAAGCGACCGGATGGAAACGGTTAGCGGATGTCATCCGATATCTGAAGGCGATTGAAATTCGACTGGATAAACTGCCGGTTGACCCAAATCGCGACAAACTGCATTTACTCAGCATTCATAATGCCACCGCGGAATACCAGGCGACACTGGCGAAATTACCTAAGTCACAGGCGGTGCCTGAGACGCTCGCTGAAGTCCGCTGGATGCTGGAAGAATATCGGGTCAGCTGTTTTGCACAGACGCTGGGCACTGCGTATCCAATCTCAGAAAAACGCATTCTCAATCAACTGAAAGCCGTATAG
- a CDS encoding autotransporter assembly complex protein TamA, whose protein sequence is MTLILPLSSFAAAKELLKLQIDGVDGALKRNILAHLGPLPENDAQRRAWLFDASNSVQDALQSLGYYHGKLKQQLVENDKGPWQLTLTVTPGDVTHIQWVDIVLDGEILNDPVVNQWLDQVSIRPGDNLNHGSYESVKAQLATLALSRGYFDGHYSVAEIRVNRELNLAKINLRYDSGKRYHFGHISFEGQILEAGFLDKLVPFEPNATYSARRLSSLNQQLVDTGYFDSIKVLPQVDKLSDDQVPVKVELSPKPDHSFQVGLGADIGNSAGSEIEPRVKLIWRTPQINRFGHFQETSIEWSPDRPKMLFTYTIPLSHPLDDQLKLRFGLLWDKYGVTQELDSATQQFSNTGQLESRKRLIGVGRNKRLGHGWLFNYSLDALREQYTQADVTYDPQFFLFGASISKTVRGDASLDPKSGYRQLYSVAYADPTLGSDARLSKFEARFKWIDTFFDKHRFVARLDLGLNVVTDNDLILVPPSLRYFAGGDQSIRGYSYQELGPYREFTNSDGVLSREVIGGRYLAVGSVEYQYYLTPQWRVATFVDAGNAYDNGQMAPIVSVGGGVHWISPLGPIKLDIGFGVHDPDIDYRPWRIHLTMGSEL, encoded by the coding sequence GTGACACTAATACTACCGCTGTCATCCTTTGCGGCAGCGAAAGAGCTATTGAAGCTACAAATAGACGGGGTTGACGGTGCGCTAAAGCGCAATATTCTTGCGCATCTAGGACCGCTCCCTGAAAACGATGCTCAACGCCGCGCCTGGTTGTTTGATGCCAGCAACAGTGTTCAGGATGCGCTGCAGTCCCTCGGCTACTACCATGGTAAACTTAAACAGCAACTGGTAGAGAATGACAAAGGCCCCTGGCAGTTAACACTCACCGTGACGCCCGGTGATGTTACCCATATTCAATGGGTCGATATCGTGCTGGATGGAGAGATCCTCAACGATCCGGTGGTCAATCAATGGTTAGATCAAGTATCTATCAGACCTGGTGATAATCTAAATCACGGCAGTTATGAAAGTGTAAAAGCGCAGTTGGCAACGTTGGCTTTGTCGCGTGGTTATTTTGATGGCCACTATAGCGTGGCAGAAATCCGCGTTAATCGAGAGCTTAATCTGGCCAAAATTAATTTGCGTTATGACTCAGGGAAACGTTATCACTTTGGTCACATCAGTTTCGAAGGCCAGATTCTTGAAGCAGGTTTTCTGGATAAGTTAGTCCCGTTTGAGCCGAATGCCACCTACAGCGCCCGCCGCTTATCATCGCTAAATCAGCAGCTAGTGGATACCGGCTATTTTGACAGCATAAAGGTGCTGCCCCAGGTGGACAAATTAAGTGATGACCAAGTCCCAGTAAAAGTGGAGTTATCGCCCAAACCCGATCACTCCTTCCAAGTGGGCTTAGGCGCAGATATTGGTAACAGTGCGGGCAGCGAAATCGAACCGCGGGTAAAGTTGATTTGGCGAACACCACAGATCAATCGGTTTGGTCATTTTCAGGAAACCAGTATTGAGTGGTCGCCCGACAGACCCAAGATGTTATTTACCTATACCATTCCATTAAGTCATCCTTTAGATGATCAGCTAAAGCTGCGCTTTGGTCTGCTATGGGATAAATATGGTGTGACCCAAGAGCTCGACAGTGCCACCCAACAGTTCAGTAATACCGGACAATTGGAGTCCCGCAAGCGTTTGATTGGTGTCGGCCGCAATAAACGACTAGGTCATGGTTGGTTATTTAACTATTCGTTAGATGCTCTGCGAGAGCAATATACACAAGCAGATGTCACCTATGATCCGCAGTTCTTTCTGTTTGGTGCCAGCATCAGTAAGACGGTGCGCGGGGATGCGAGTCTCGACCCTAAATCCGGTTACCGGCAACTCTATAGTGTGGCTTATGCCGACCCGACGCTAGGTTCAGATGCGCGCCTCAGTAAGTTTGAGGCACGCTTCAAATGGATTGACACCTTCTTCGATAAACACCGCTTCGTTGCCCGATTAGATCTGGGGCTGAATGTGGTGACAGATAATGATCTTATCTTGGTGCCTCCGTCCTTGCGTTATTTTGCAGGCGGCGATCAAAGTATTCGGGGATACAGTTATCAAGAGCTCGGACCATATCGCGAATTTACTAACAGTGACGGCGTGTTATCGCGTGAAGTGATTGGCGGCCGCTACCTCGCTGTTGGCAGTGTTGAATATCAGTATTACCTGACACCTCAATGGCGTGTTGCCACCTTCGTTGACGCGGGTAATGCCTACGATAACGGGCAAATGGCGCCTATCGTATCGGTTGGTGGCGGTGTTCACTGGATTTCACCTTTGGGGCCAATTAAGTTGGATATCGGATTTGGGGTGCATGACCCAGATATCGACTACCGCCCTTGGCGTATCCACCTGACCATGGGGAGTGAACTATGA
- a CDS encoding VOC family protein: MLRVMDLDHLVLLCSDIEIMLDFYGRVLGAQLERQTQHPPLWQLRLGNVLIDLQRRDQADKGVNVEHFCLNIAEIDESLVVDFLHRQGVMFEPFSEKYGARGYSRSLYMYDPEDNKIELKILPGSQK, translated from the coding sequence ATGTTACGAGTCATGGATTTAGATCATCTGGTGTTACTGTGCAGTGATATTGAAATTATGCTCGATTTCTATGGACGCGTACTTGGCGCACAACTAGAACGTCAGACACAACACCCACCGTTATGGCAACTGCGACTCGGCAACGTACTGATAGACTTACAACGCCGAGACCAGGCTGACAAAGGTGTTAATGTCGAACATTTTTGTCTTAACATTGCCGAGATTGACGAATCATTGGTGGTGGATTTTTTACACCGTCAAGGCGTAATGTTTGAGCCGTTCAGTGAAAAATACGGCGCGCGCGGCTACAGTCGTTCGCTATATATGTATGATCCGGAAGACAACAAAATCGAATTAAAAATACTGCCAGGCAGCCAGAAATAG
- a CDS encoding GGDEF domain-containing protein, with protein MDFQQWHLQSKTQQIRYIAFVTALLYGLYALLESDLTLSYTTLRWMVHGVLIPVSLLVIGGLTYYPKLHQVMRTLLVIAPITALLSNLLFNIDSPRFAFFSPEIYLNVVWTFAISGLTLRYAAISASISVSIVVLITLVKGVNGEFYALHMLWLMSAYLFGVVNAVVQEQANKTLYMQQRTLAHSASSDGLTALWNRAKIAELYECETTLIRQHHYPMSLIMLDIDHFKTVNDTHGHAVGDSVLVSFANLLLNNVRHQDHIGRIGGEEFVILLPHTDIAQATTVAALLQEKINHFDFSEVGNKTASFGLTQYRNGESLSELLSRADKALYLAKDNGRNRIEVL; from the coding sequence ATGGATTTTCAGCAGTGGCATTTACAATCCAAAACCCAGCAAATTCGTTATATTGCTTTTGTCACCGCGTTGCTTTATGGACTGTATGCGCTGCTGGAAAGCGATTTGACACTGTCTTATACCACTTTACGTTGGATGGTGCATGGTGTGCTGATTCCCGTATCATTATTAGTGATTGGTGGCTTGACCTATTATCCGAAATTGCATCAGGTTATGCGGACGTTATTGGTCATTGCACCAATTACCGCGCTTCTTTCCAATCTTTTGTTCAATATTGATTCACCTCGTTTCGCTTTTTTCTCACCAGAGATTTACTTGAATGTTGTCTGGACGTTCGCGATATCCGGATTAACACTACGCTATGCTGCAATTTCTGCGTCGATCTCGGTGTCGATTGTGGTGCTGATAACGCTGGTAAAAGGTGTTAATGGCGAGTTCTACGCATTGCATATGTTGTGGCTGATGTCGGCTTATTTGTTCGGGGTGGTAAATGCTGTGGTGCAGGAGCAGGCGAATAAAACCTTATATATGCAGCAACGAACACTGGCACATAGCGCGAGTAGTGATGGTTTGACTGCACTATGGAACCGCGCCAAAATTGCCGAACTTTACGAATGCGAAACCACATTGATTCGTCAGCATCATTATCCGATGTCACTGATCATGCTCGATATTGATCATTTTAAGACAGTAAATGATACGCACGGGCATGCTGTGGGTGACAGCGTATTAGTGAGCTTTGCTAATTTACTGCTCAATAATGTTCGACATCAGGATCATATCGGTCGTATCGGTGGCGAAGAGTTTGTCATCTTACTGCCTCATACCGATATCGCACAGGCCACTACCGTTGCGGCATTATTGCAGGAAAAGATTAATCATTTTGATTTTTCTGAAGTCGGTAATAAGACAGCGAGCTTTGGTCTAACACAGTACCGTAATGGTGAAAGTCTATCGGAATTACTTAGTCGGGCCGATAAAGCCTTGTATCTGGCAAAGGATAACGGCAGAAATCGTATCGAAGTGCTGTAA
- a CDS encoding DUF885 domain-containing protein yields MKSILPLALCASFSVMAAEPAWVTTSNQYAIEVLQKFAEVNPENGSEIGIETYDSKASNLSLTAEKHAMEVIQQEITKLHAAEKKESDTRVQQDLQIMLDTLQREVNSTALSDKYELPFYNVGEKVFGGIQTLLDDRNSQTRMQKAVARLNAYAGLEGSANIAAQAKERTEQALGNPHLTAPYYREVQQAIDNTPKFIDGIKQLFNDHKLEGWQPGFEKLAAQLTDYQQWLQTKILPIARKSNVMPEVLYSNALKNDGVDMPPRELIQRALFEYAEIRDEMQTVATDVAKARGFKNDDYRYVIHQLQKEQVTGDEVLPFFKQRLADIEKIVKAHDIVTLPQRPANIRVASAAETAALPAAHMNPPRLVGNTGEYGEFVLPMIEPGKGPKVTDFTSKAFSWTLTVHEARPGHELQFSNMVEQGVSMARAIFAMNSANAEGWALYAEAIMKQYLPKEGQLFSLQARQQRAARAFLDPMLNLGMISPEDAKKVLTDGVVLSDAFAQQEIDRYTFKMPGQATSYFYGYMNLRELRVVTEIKLKDKFNQKAFHDFILKQGLLPPELLKKAVEEEFIPSVQ; encoded by the coding sequence ATGAAATCCATATTGCCTCTAGCGCTCTGCGCCAGTTTTTCAGTCATGGCTGCAGAACCAGCCTGGGTCACGACCAGCAATCAGTATGCGATAGAGGTGCTGCAAAAATTTGCCGAAGTCAATCCTGAGAATGGTTCCGAGATCGGCATTGAAACCTATGACAGTAAGGCCTCTAACCTCAGTTTGACTGCCGAAAAACACGCAATGGAAGTCATACAGCAAGAGATTACAAAACTCCACGCTGCTGAGAAAAAGGAAAGCGACACCCGAGTACAGCAGGATTTACAAATCATGCTCGATACGTTGCAGCGCGAAGTGAATTCAACAGCCCTTTCCGACAAATATGAGTTGCCTTTTTACAATGTGGGCGAAAAAGTATTTGGCGGTATTCAGACCCTGTTGGATGACAGAAACAGCCAAACCCGCATGCAAAAAGCCGTGGCTCGTCTCAACGCTTACGCAGGGCTGGAGGGTTCAGCAAATATCGCCGCACAAGCCAAAGAACGTACCGAGCAAGCGCTGGGGAACCCGCATTTAACCGCGCCTTATTATCGAGAAGTACAACAAGCCATCGACAATACACCTAAGTTTATCGATGGTATCAAGCAACTATTTAACGATCACAAATTAGAAGGATGGCAACCAGGATTTGAAAAATTGGCGGCGCAGCTAACCGACTATCAGCAATGGCTGCAAACGAAGATTCTGCCGATTGCGCGCAAGTCCAACGTCATGCCTGAAGTGTTATACAGTAACGCGTTGAAAAATGACGGTGTGGATATGCCGCCTCGAGAGCTTATCCAACGGGCACTGTTTGAATACGCTGAAATTCGTGATGAAATGCAGACAGTCGCGACCGATGTTGCCAAAGCACGAGGTTTTAAAAATGACGATTACCGCTATGTGATCCATCAGTTGCAAAAAGAACAGGTTACCGGTGACGAGGTGCTCCCTTTCTTTAAGCAACGCCTGGCAGATATCGAAAAAATTGTTAAAGCACATGATATTGTTACTTTACCTCAGCGCCCCGCCAATATTCGAGTGGCTTCCGCTGCGGAAACTGCAGCATTACCCGCGGCACACATGAATCCGCCAAGATTAGTCGGCAATACCGGAGAATATGGCGAGTTTGTTTTGCCAATGATCGAGCCGGGCAAAGGTCCCAAAGTGACCGACTTTACCAGTAAAGCCTTTTCCTGGACGCTGACCGTGCATGAAGCACGTCCGGGTCATGAATTGCAGTTTTCCAATATGGTCGAACAGGGTGTTTCGATGGCCCGCGCTATCTTCGCCATGAATAGCGCGAATGCTGAAGGTTGGGCACTGTATGCTGAAGCGATCATGAAACAATATCTGCCTAAAGAGGGTCAGCTGTTTTCGCTACAAGCGCGCCAGCAACGTGCCGCTCGAGCATTTCTGGATCCGATGTTAAATCTGGGCATGATCAGTCCTGAAGATGCCAAAAAAGTTCTGACGGATGGCGTAGTGTTATCTGATGCTTTTGCGCAGCAGGAGATTGATCGCTACACCTTTAAAATGCCAGGACAAGCGACTTCTTATTTTTATGGTTATATGAACCTCAGGGAATTACGCGTCGTAACTGAGATCAAGTTAAAAGACAAGTTCAATCAAAAGGCCTTCCACGATTTCATTCTTAAGCAAGGGCTATTACCCCCGGAATTGCTGAAAAAGGCTGTCGAAGAGGAATTCATTCCCAGCGTTCAGTAA